A single window of Dermochelys coriacea isolate rDerCor1 chromosome 14, rDerCor1.pri.v4, whole genome shotgun sequence DNA harbors:
- the RNF5 gene encoding E3 ubiquitin-protein ligase RNF5: MAAGTGPGVPDGGPEVSNRDRGAFECNICLEPAREAVIGLCGHLYCWPCLHQWLEMHPERQECPVCKAAISRDRVVPLYGRGSAGQQDPRLKTPPRPRGQRPEPESRGGPPHTYHDTGFHMAFGIGAFPFGVFTSVLRGPEARADEAGAPRPSGWQDSLFLFLAIFFFFWLLSV; encoded by the exons ATGGCGGCAGGAACGGGCCCGGGCGTCCCAGACGGGGGCCCCGAGGTGTCAAACCGCGACCGCGGCGCCTTCGAATGTAACATTTGCCTGGAGCCGGCCCGGGAAGCGGTGATCGGGCTCTGCGGGCACCTGTACTG CTGGCCCTGCCTGCACCAG tgGCTGGAGATGCACCCCGAGCGCCAGGAGTGCCCCGTCTGCAAAGCTGCCATCAGCCGCGACAGGGTCGTCCCCCTGTACGGCCGGGGCAGCGCAGGCCAGCAGGACCCCAG GTTGAAGACCCCCCCTCGGCCGCGGGGGCAGCGCCCGGAGCCGGAGAGCCGTGGG GGCCCGCCCCACACCTACCATGACACTGGCTTCCACATGGCCTTTGGCATCGGAGCCTTCCCCTTCGGTGTCTTCACCTCTGTGCTGCGGGGGCCCGAGGCAAGAGCAG atgAGGCCGGCGCCCCCCGTCCCTCGGGCTGGCAGGATTCGCTCTTCCTCTTCCTggccatcttcttcttcttctggctCCTCAGCGTCTGA
- the AGPAT1 gene encoding 1-acyl-sn-glycerol-3-phosphate acyltransferase alpha isoform X2 → MCYVQTLAMELSLAQWALALLLLAVPLLYECSASFRYFCKMAFYNGWILTLAVLVIPLCALRGRSVENMKIIRFMLHHVKYLYGIRIEVRGLEHFNLPEPYVVVSNHQSSLDLLGMMEVLPDRCVPIAKKELMYMGTVGLACWLGGIIFINRKKTDDAIGVMSETAQTMLRDNVRVWVFPEGTRNHNGSMLPFKRGAFHLAVQAQVPVIPIVMSSYRDFYSKKERRFTTGRCLIQVLAPMPTRGLGPEAVPALTESVRQTMLEAFDRLSGELSPGQDPRTPQ, encoded by the exons ATGTGTTATGTGCAAACCCT GGCCATGGAGCTGTCGCTGGCCCAGTGGGCGCTCGCCCTGCTCCTGCTGGCCGTGCCCCTGCTCTACGAGTGCAGCGCCTCCTTCAGGTACTTCTGCAAGATGGCCTTCTACAACGGCTGGATCCTGACGCTGGCCGTGCTGGTCATCCCGCTCTGTGCCCTGCGGGGCCGCAGCGTGGAGAACATGAA GATCATCCGGTTCATGCTGCACCACGTGAAGTACCTGTACGGCATCCGCATCGAGGTGCGCGGGCTGGAGCATTTCAACCTGCCCGAGCCCTACGTCGTGGTGTCCAACCACCAGAGCTCCCTCGACCTGCTGG GGATGATGGAGGTGCTGCCCGACCGCTGCGTGCCCATAGCCAAGAAGGAGCTGATGTACATGGGCACCGTGGGGCTGGCCTGCTGGCTCGGCGGCATCATCTTCATCAACCGCAAGAAAACGGATGACGCCATCGGCGTCATGTCGGAGACGGCGCAGACCATGCTGCGTGACAAC GTCCGGGTCTGGGTGTTCCCCGAAGGAACCAGGAACCACAATGGCTCCATGCTGCCCTTCAAACGCGGGGCGTTTCACCTGGCTGTGCAGGCCCAG GTGCCCGTGATCCCCATCGTGATGTCCTCGTACCGCGATTTCTACAGCAAGAAGGAGAGAAGATTCACAACGG ggcGCTGTCTGATCCAGGTGCTGGCGCCGATGCCCACGCGGGGGCTGGGCCCGGAGGCGGTGCCGGCGCTGACGGAGAGCGTGCGCCAGACCATGCTCGAGGCCTTCGACCGCCTGTCGGGGGAGCTGAGCCCCGGCCAGGACCCCCGCACCCCGCAGTGA
- the AGPAT1 gene encoding 1-acyl-sn-glycerol-3-phosphate acyltransferase alpha isoform X1 codes for MELSLAQWALALLLLAVPLLYECSASFRYFCKMAFYNGWILTLAVLVIPLCALRGRSVENMKIIRFMLHHVKYLYGIRIEVRGLEHFNLPEPYVVVSNHQSSLDLLGMMEVLPDRCVPIAKKELMYMGTVGLACWLGGIIFINRKKTDDAIGVMSETAQTMLRDNVRVWVFPEGTRNHNGSMLPFKRGAFHLAVQAQVPVIPIVMSSYRDFYSKKERRFTTGRCLIQVLAPMPTRGLGPEAVPALTESVRQTMLEAFDRLSGELSPGQDPRTPQ; via the exons ATGGAGCTGTCGCTGGCCCAGTGGGCGCTCGCCCTGCTCCTGCTGGCCGTGCCCCTGCTCTACGAGTGCAGCGCCTCCTTCAGGTACTTCTGCAAGATGGCCTTCTACAACGGCTGGATCCTGACGCTGGCCGTGCTGGTCATCCCGCTCTGTGCCCTGCGGGGCCGCAGCGTGGAGAACATGAA GATCATCCGGTTCATGCTGCACCACGTGAAGTACCTGTACGGCATCCGCATCGAGGTGCGCGGGCTGGAGCATTTCAACCTGCCCGAGCCCTACGTCGTGGTGTCCAACCACCAGAGCTCCCTCGACCTGCTGG GGATGATGGAGGTGCTGCCCGACCGCTGCGTGCCCATAGCCAAGAAGGAGCTGATGTACATGGGCACCGTGGGGCTGGCCTGCTGGCTCGGCGGCATCATCTTCATCAACCGCAAGAAAACGGATGACGCCATCGGCGTCATGTCGGAGACGGCGCAGACCATGCTGCGTGACAAC GTCCGGGTCTGGGTGTTCCCCGAAGGAACCAGGAACCACAATGGCTCCATGCTGCCCTTCAAACGCGGGGCGTTTCACCTGGCTGTGCAGGCCCAG GTGCCCGTGATCCCCATCGTGATGTCCTCGTACCGCGATTTCTACAGCAAGAAGGAGAGAAGATTCACAACGG ggcGCTGTCTGATCCAGGTGCTGGCGCCGATGCCCACGCGGGGGCTGGGCCCGGAGGCGGTGCCGGCGCTGACGGAGAGCGTGCGCCAGACCATGCTCGAGGCCTTCGACCGCCTGTCGGGGGAGCTGAGCCCCGGCCAGGACCCCCGCACCCCGCAGTGA
- the EGFL8 gene encoding epidermal growth factor-like protein 8 isoform X2, with protein MRGDVGGPLSHHLSPQPGCLCPSHPTGPPGLQRDLRQAAAPALPDPVPRGTHLQHLQVTRDVLQTRAICCPGWKKRHVGANTCEEAVCHKPCQNGGVCASPDSCQCRPGWGGRYCHVDMDECRSPVPLCSQRCLNTPGSYRCQCEPGFAPGPDGTGCHPLPTAHTAPLPTAPVRDPPAPERLTRQVLELQQQMEKLEERVERALGTLRRLLPPPLAELGPDEAAELWSRLRYLDRLDSLSDQLLLLEERLGACSCQGGRNGFGYEVNR; from the exons ATGCGGGGAGATGTGGGGGGTCCGCTTTCTCACCATCTCTCCCCCCAGCCGGGGTGTCTGTGCCCATCACACCCTACGGGTCCCCCTGGTTTACAACGAGACCTTCGCCAGGCCGCTGCACCAGCCCTACCTGACCCTGTGCCCCGGGGGACACATCTGCAGCACCTACAG GTGACCAGAGACGTGCTGCAGACCAGAGCCATCTGCTGCCCAGGCTGGAAGAAGAGGCACGTGGGGGCCAACACCTGCGAGGAGG CCGTGTGCCACAAGCCCTGCCAGAACGGGGGCGTCTGTGCCAGCCCCGACAGCTGCCAGTGCCGCCCCGGCTGGGGTGGGCGATACTGCCATGTTG ACATGGACGAATGCCGCTCGCCCgtcccactctgctcccagcgCTGCCTCAACACCCCGGGCAGCTACCGGTGCCAGTGTGAGCCCGGCTTCGCCCCGGGGCCCGATGGGACTGGCTGCCACCCGCTGCCCACCGCCCACACCGCCCCGCTGCCCACCGCCCCAG TGCgggacccccccgccccggaGCGGCTGACCAGGCAGgtgctggagctgcagcagcagatgGAGAAGCTGGAGGAG CGTGTGGAGCGGGCCCTGGGGACCCTCCGGCGGCTGCTGCCACCCCCCCTGGCCGAGCTGGGCCCCGACGAGGCCGCCGAGCTCTGGAGCCGCCTCCGGTACCTGGACCGGCTGGACTCGCTCAGCGACCAGCTGCTACTCCTGGAAGAGAGACTGGGGGCCT gctcCTGCCAGGGCGGCAGAAATGGATTCGGCTACGAAGTGAACCGGTGA
- the EGFL8 gene encoding epidermal growth factor-like protein 8 isoform X1 — MSGVLPTLVAVLWGGILGAGGQGAKPESRGVCAHHTLRVPLVYNETFARPLHQPYLTLCPGGHICSTYRTTYRVALRQVTRDVLQTRAICCPGWKKRHVGANTCEEAVCHKPCQNGGVCASPDSCQCRPGWGGRYCHVDMDECRSPVPLCSQRCLNTPGSYRCQCEPGFAPGPDGTGCHPLPTAHTAPLPTAPVRDPPAPERLTRQVLELQQQMEKLEERVERALGTLRRLLPPPLAELGPDEAAELWSRLRYLDRLDSLSDQLLLLEERLGACSCQGGRNGFGYEVNR, encoded by the exons ATGTCAGGGGTGCTGCCCACCCTGGtggctgtgctgtggggggggatcctgggggccgggggacagGGAGCCAAGCCAGAGAG CCGGGGTGTCTGTGCCCATCACACCCTACGGGTCCCCCTGGTTTACAACGAGACCTTCGCCAGGCCGCTGCACCAGCCCTACCTGACCCTGTGCCCCGGGGGACACATCTGCAGCACCTACAG GACCACGTACCGTGTGGCCCTGCGTCAGGTGACCAGAGACGTGCTGCAGACCAGAGCCATCTGCTGCCCAGGCTGGAAGAAGAGGCACGTGGGGGCCAACACCTGCGAGGAGG CCGTGTGCCACAAGCCCTGCCAGAACGGGGGCGTCTGTGCCAGCCCCGACAGCTGCCAGTGCCGCCCCGGCTGGGGTGGGCGATACTGCCATGTTG ACATGGACGAATGCCGCTCGCCCgtcccactctgctcccagcgCTGCCTCAACACCCCGGGCAGCTACCGGTGCCAGTGTGAGCCCGGCTTCGCCCCGGGGCCCGATGGGACTGGCTGCCACCCGCTGCCCACCGCCCACACCGCCCCGCTGCCCACCGCCCCAG TGCgggacccccccgccccggaGCGGCTGACCAGGCAGgtgctggagctgcagcagcagatgGAGAAGCTGGAGGAG CGTGTGGAGCGGGCCCTGGGGACCCTCCGGCGGCTGCTGCCACCCCCCCTGGCCGAGCTGGGCCCCGACGAGGCCGCCGAGCTCTGGAGCCGCCTCCGGTACCTGGACCGGCTGGACTCGCTCAGCGACCAGCTGCTACTCCTGGAAGAGAGACTGGGGGCCT gctcCTGCCAGGGCGGCAGAAATGGATTCGGCTACGAAGTGAACCGGTGA